TTCTATAACATACGTTCCAAAATCGAGAACAGGTACATTGTTAGCCAGCACCAAGAGGGAAATATGAAATGACATATGCGCAAGAAGCGCTCGAAACCGAGCAGAAGATGACTGACGACGAGCGGTTCTCAATGATCATCAGCATCCTTGGAGCTGCCTCTCTGTTTCAGCGAGACAAACGAATCCCTGAGGGTGTCCCCATGAGCGCTGGCTACACGCCCGGTGTGCCGAGGCTCGGCATCCCGGCGCTGCGAATGAGCGATGCGAGTCTCGGCGTCACCAATCCAGGCTACCGGCCCGAAGACAAGGGTGCCACAGCATTGCCGGCGTCCATTGTTGTCGGCTCGGGTTTTAATCCGCAGCTTGCGCGTGAGGGCGGCTCGGTACTTGGTCGTGAGGCGCGTATCCGGGGATTTAATGTGATGTTAGCCGGCGGGGTCAATCTCGCCCGAGACGTGCGCAACGGCCGAAATTTCGAGTACTACTCCGAGGATCCGTTGCTCAGCGCAGTCCTCGGCGCGGAGGCTGTCAATGGCATCCAGGGAGAGGGCGTCATCTCGACCCTCAAGCACTATTCGCTCAATTGCAACGAAACCAACCGCCACTGGCTGGATGCAATCATAGACCCGGCTGCGCATCGAGAGTCTGACTTGCTCGCCTTCCAGATCGCAATAGAACGCTCACAGCCTGGCTCGATCATGAGCGGCTACAACAAGATCAACGGCGAGTACGCCGGCGGCAACAACTATCTCCTGAATGACGTGCTCAAGGGTGCATGGGGCTATGAGGGCTGGGTGATGTCCGACTGGGGAGCGACTCCAAACTGGGACTTCGCCCTCAAGGGGCTCGACCAGGAATCCGGCGTGCAGTTGGATATGATGATGTGGCAGGTCGAGCCATTCACCGAGCCTCTCAGGAAAGCCTATGCTGAAGGCAAGCTTCCCAAGGAACGCCTCTTCGATATGGTGCGCCGCATTCTTCACTCGATTTACACGATTGGCATTGATAAATGGGGACCGGCACCCAAAGTAGACATGGCAAAGCACAACGAGGTGGCTCTCGAAACCGCGCGGCAGGGAATCGTGCTGCTGAAAAACCAGGGAGTGCTGCCACTTTCGACCGACAAGCCTCTGAAGATAGCAGTGATCGGCGGCTACGCACAGCTTGGTGTGCCAACTGGTACCGGTTCGAGTGCAGTCCTGCCAGTGGGTGGTTATGCAGCCGTCATCCCGATCGGCGGTCCAGGCATCGTGGGGAACTTGCGCAACCTTTACCTAATGCCCTCATCGCCGCTCGCGGAGCTGGAAAAGCTGCTGCCCAGGGCACAGATTGAGTTCGATCCTGGGCAAACTCCGGCAGAGGCAGCCCTGCTGGCACGTCGTTCGGATGTTGTTATCGTCTTCGGGATTCGCGTTGAGGGTGAGGGTTTCGATCTACCCGATTTGACGCTGCCATGGGGCCAGGATGCCATAATCGACACCGTGGCATCCCTCAATCCAAACACGATCGT
This region of Methanosarcina flavescens genomic DNA includes:
- a CDS encoding beta-glucosidase, with the translated sequence MTYAQEALETEQKMTDDERFSMIISILGAASLFQRDKRIPEGVPMSAGYTPGVPRLGIPALRMSDASLGVTNPGYRPEDKGATALPASIVVGSGFNPQLAREGGSVLGREARIRGFNVMLAGGVNLARDVRNGRNFEYYSEDPLLSAVLGAEAVNGIQGEGVISTLKHYSLNCNETNRHWLDAIIDPAAHRESDLLAFQIAIERSQPGSIMSGYNKINGEYAGGNNYLLNDVLKGAWGYEGWVMSDWGATPNWDFALKGLDQESGVQLDMMMWQVEPFTEPLRKAYAEGKLPKERLFDMVRRILHSIYTIGIDKWGPAPKVDMAKHNEVALETARQGIVLLKNQGVLPLSTDKPLKIAVIGGYAQLGVPTGTGSSAVLPVGGYAAVIPIGGPGIVGNLRNLYLMPSSPLAELEKLLPRAQIEFDPGQTPAEAALLARRSDVVIVFGIRVEGEGFDLPDLTLPWGQDAIIDTVASLNPNTIVVLETGNPVAMPWRDKVKAIVQAWYPGQAGGQAIAEVLTGKVNPSGRLPITFPKSLAQTPRPELPGLGTPWGTPTTIRYDEGAEVGYRWFAKKDEKPLFAFGHGLSYTSFAYSDLNVSGGETITASFTITNTGKYAGADVPQLYLTDAPAEKRMRLLGFERVQLSPGESKRVTITADPRLLACFDVGKQQWRINEGNYVVSLSRSADAPIEKMEARLSGRFFGW